Proteins co-encoded in one Desulfallas thermosapovorans DSM 6562 genomic window:
- the rplU gene encoding 50S ribosomal protein L21, translating to MYAIIETGGKQYRVSEGDTLYIEKLPAEVGETYEVNKVLAVEKDGQLQVGTPVLDGAKVLLKVEKHGKDRKIIVFKYKPKKNYRRKKGHRQPFTKVVVEKIQA from the coding sequence ATGTACGCTATTATTGAAACCGGCGGTAAGCAATACCGCGTCAGTGAAGGGGATACCCTGTATATTGAAAAATTACCTGCCGAAGTGGGAGAGACCTACGAAGTGAACAAAGTGCTGGCTGTGGAAAAAGACGGGCAGCTGCAGGTGGGTACTCCTGTATTGGATGGGGCTAAAGTACTGCTCAAAGTGGAAAAACATGGTAAGGACAGGAAGATTATTGTTTTCAAATACAAACCCAAAAAAAATTACCGGCGTAAAAAAGGCCACCGCCAGCCCTTTACCAAGGTTGTGGTGGAAAAAATACAAGCCTAG
- a CDS encoding Rne/Rng family ribonuclease, producing MFKEIIINVGEEETRVAVLENKVLVEMYIERSPNQRLVGNIFKGRVENVLPGMQASFVDIGLEKNAFLYVEDAIPARTPDMGQGQGNSAMGTNICDILKQGQEVIVQIVKEPIGTKGARVTTHITLPGRYLVLMPTVDYIGISRRIEDEQERDRLREMAARIKPVGMGVIVRTVAEGVDEEELRQDVNLLTNLWRKIINRSNHGPVPNLLHRDLELVQRILRDIFTEDVDRLIIDSRYEYEKILDLLDITGPRLKVKVFLDEKNNLFEENNIDVEIEKAIKNTVWLKCGGYIVIDQAEALTAVDVNTGKYVGSTNLEDTVLKTNLDAAVEIARQLRLRNIGGIIIVDFIDMNQEEHRRQVLEVLEEEIRKDKTKTNILGITQLGLVEMTRKKVRPSLAEVLQKACPYCEGRGKVLTEETVGINIKQQIYQMAKQTGADTILVEANPLVAARLIGSGGANLRELEARTGKTLYIRGSAEQHIESVTMRPIYDQADMQGHDLPVEPGQVLEVLVEEPHVSNNNDGIARINGFILDIEGGGAMVGKTVPVEVNKVFRTYARARLLKG from the coding sequence ATGTTTAAAGAGATAATTATTAATGTGGGTGAAGAGGAAACCAGGGTGGCCGTACTGGAAAACAAAGTTTTGGTGGAGATGTACATTGAGCGTTCCCCCAACCAGCGGTTGGTGGGTAACATATTCAAAGGCCGGGTGGAAAACGTGTTACCCGGTATGCAGGCCTCCTTTGTGGATATAGGCCTGGAGAAAAATGCTTTTTTATATGTGGAAGATGCTATCCCCGCTCGTACCCCGGACATGGGGCAGGGGCAGGGCAATTCAGCCATGGGCACAAACATATGTGATATTTTAAAGCAAGGCCAGGAAGTTATTGTGCAGATTGTCAAGGAGCCCATCGGTACCAAGGGGGCCCGGGTGACCACCCACATTACTTTACCCGGACGTTACCTGGTGCTAATGCCCACGGTGGATTATATCGGTATTTCCAGGCGCATTGAGGACGAGCAGGAAAGGGACCGCCTGCGGGAAATGGCTGCCCGGATCAAGCCCGTTGGTATGGGCGTTATTGTACGTACCGTGGCCGAAGGGGTTGATGAAGAAGAACTGCGCCAGGATGTAAACCTGTTAACCAACCTGTGGCGTAAAATTATCAACCGCTCCAACCACGGACCGGTACCCAATTTACTGCACCGGGATCTGGAACTGGTACAGCGCATCTTAAGGGATATATTTACCGAGGATGTAGACCGGCTGATTATCGATTCCCGTTATGAGTACGAAAAAATACTGGACTTACTGGATATCACCGGGCCGCGCCTGAAGGTCAAAGTTTTCCTGGACGAAAAAAACAATCTTTTTGAAGAAAACAATATCGATGTAGAAATTGAAAAGGCCATTAAAAACACGGTATGGCTTAAATGCGGCGGCTACATTGTTATCGACCAGGCCGAGGCGCTCACCGCTGTGGATGTAAACACGGGCAAATACGTGGGCAGCACCAATCTCGAAGACACGGTGCTGAAAACCAACCTGGACGCTGCGGTGGAAATCGCCCGCCAGTTACGCCTGCGCAATATCGGCGGCATTATTATTGTGGACTTTATCGATATGAACCAGGAGGAACACCGGCGACAGGTATTGGAAGTGCTTGAGGAAGAGATTCGCAAGGATAAAACCAAGACCAACATACTGGGAATTACGCAGCTGGGCCTGGTGGAGATGACCAGGAAAAAGGTACGGCCCAGTTTGGCGGAAGTACTGCAAAAGGCCTGTCCCTATTGCGAGGGGCGGGGCAAGGTGTTAACCGAGGAAACAGTGGGTATCAACATCAAACAGCAAATTTACCAGATGGCCAAACAAACCGGGGCGGACACTATTTTAGTCGAGGCCAACCCCCTGGTGGCGGCCCGGCTCATCGGCAGCGGAGGGGCCAACCTGAGGGAATTGGAAGCCCGCACCGGCAAAACCCTGTATATCAGGGGCTCCGCCGAGCAGCATATCGAATCGGTCACCATGCGCCCCATTTATGACCAGGCGGATATGCAGGGTCATGATTTGCCGGTTGAACCGGGCCAGGTGCTGGAGGTGCTGGTGGAAGAGCCCCATGTGAGTAACAATAACGACGGTATTGCCCGGATTAACGGCTTTATACTGGATATCGAGGGAGGCGGGGCGATGGTGGGCAAAACGGTGCCCGTTGAGGTGAACAAAGTTTTTCGTACTTACGCCCGGGCCAGGTTGCTTAAAGGGTAA
- a CDS encoding TIGR03936 family radical SAM-associated protein, translating into MPRYRIQYSKRGSSCYISHLDLVRTLERAFRRAGLPIAFSEGFNPHPRFSFAAPLPVGVEGLAEVLEVELQEPVEHKDLAQRLNGTLPPGLAVLEVTSVPDNAPAPMATLTGAGYVVHIDADDLPGPLPEGAVQDFLDQERIEVTRKSKDGKEKIRDIRPGILKMEVLSQVSGLTVQLELKTGSTMNVRPEEVMEAFFRFTGMTLDKADLEIVRTRLF; encoded by the coding sequence TTGCCCCGTTACCGGATACAGTACAGTAAAAGGGGAAGCTCCTGCTATATTTCCCATCTTGACCTGGTGCGCACACTGGAGCGTGCCTTTCGCCGGGCCGGTTTGCCCATTGCCTTTTCGGAAGGGTTTAATCCCCATCCCCGGTTCAGTTTTGCCGCTCCGTTGCCCGTGGGTGTGGAGGGATTGGCCGAGGTTTTGGAGGTGGAACTACAGGAGCCGGTGGAACACAAGGACCTGGCCCAGCGCTTAAATGGTACGCTGCCGCCGGGGTTGGCGGTGCTGGAAGTAACCAGTGTGCCCGATAACGCCCCGGCCCCCATGGCGACGCTAACCGGGGCAGGTTATGTAGTGCACATTGATGCCGATGATTTACCCGGGCCGCTGCCTGAAGGGGCTGTGCAGGATTTCTTGGACCAGGAACGGATAGAAGTGACCCGTAAAAGCAAAGATGGCAAGGAAAAGATACGGGATATACGACCAGGTATTTTAAAAATGGAAGTGCTTTCTCAGGTCAGCGGTTTAACGGTCCAGCTTGAATTAAAAACCGGCAGTACCATGAATGTACGGCCCGAAGAAGTCATGGAGGCCTTTTTCCGGTTCACCGGTATGACGCTGGATAAAGCGGATCTGGAAATTGTCAGGACGAGACTTTTTTAA